In a genomic window of Allomeiothermus silvanus DSM 9946:
- a CDS encoding CPBP family intramembrane glutamic endopeptidase: MTLQKTRDQAGLLGKTVLQILGGVLVFVLGTGLVFGLLTVLHLADAVLHDPFTRAWADLLLGLVLAGLFVLYAHKLGGASAGSFSFAFRRKDAAFALLAGALTLGLAAAYMLILDRTGAHPLTIALPPLGLLLIGFVGEFGVIHEEVLNRGYILPLLRSRYGTATALLVSALLFSLTHAIFKKVDFLLVSHFLVGIALGYLYLKSGSLLLATVVHAFHNFAADLFLQGNQEGVSLGIGFFQFSLRLGALERFAFDVLLMLATLTLTYWVYGRGSRLWEISPRLKRLWGAR; encoded by the coding sequence ATGACCCTGCAAAAGACTCGTGATCAGGCCGGACTTTTAGGCAAAACCGTGCTGCAAATCCTGGGCGGCGTGCTGGTGTTCGTGCTGGGGACCGGGCTGGTCTTCGGTCTGCTGACCGTGCTCCATCTGGCGGACGCGGTGCTGCACGACCCCTTCACCCGGGCTTGGGCTGACTTGCTGTTGGGCCTGGTGCTGGCGGGGCTCTTCGTCCTCTACGCGCACAAGCTGGGCGGGGCCTCGGCCGGATCGTTCTCGTTCGCCTTCCGCCGCAAGGACGCGGCCTTTGCGCTGCTGGCCGGAGCCCTCACGCTGGGTCTGGCGGCGGCCTACATGCTGATTCTGGACCGGACGGGAGCCCACCCCCTCACCATCGCCCTTCCGCCGCTGGGGCTCTTGCTGATTGGTTTCGTGGGCGAGTTCGGAGTGATCCACGAGGAGGTGCTGAATCGGGGATACATCCTGCCGCTACTGCGCTCGCGCTACGGCACGGCAACGGCTTTGCTGGTCTCGGCGCTGCTGTTCTCGCTGACCCACGCGATCTTCAAGAAGGTGGATTTCCTGTTGGTGAGCCACTTCCTGGTGGGGATCGCGCTGGGCTATTTGTACCTCAAGAGCGGTTCGCTGCTCCTCGCCACCGTCGTCCACGCCTTCCACAACTTCGCCGCCGACTTGTTCTTACAGGGCAACCAGGAGGGGGTTTCGCTGGGCATCGGGTTCTTCCAGTTTTCGCTGCGGCTGGGGGCCCTCGAGCGTTTCGCCTTCGACGTGCTCCTTATGCTGGCCACGCTGACCCTCACCTACTGGGTGTATGGGCGGGGGAGCAGGCTGTGGGAGATCTCCCCTCGGCTGAAACGGCTTTGGGGGGCTCGTTAG